The following coding sequences are from one Acipenser ruthenus chromosome 7, fAciRut3.2 maternal haplotype, whole genome shotgun sequence window:
- the LOC117416062 gene encoding troponin T, cardiac muscle isoforms-like encodes MSDTEEVMEEYEEQEGEEICDEEEEEELLAVEGEEEEVAEEEEEAEEETEEEEHVKVVEEGSKPKPKLILPNLAPPKLPDGEKVDFDGFQRKRMGKDLNELQSLIELHFESRQKEEEELIALKMRIENRRSDRAEQHRIHTEREKERQARLMEERVRKEEEDARRKAEEDAKKKKAFSNLSFGGYLQKVEKRTGKKQTEREKKKKILNDRRKPLNIDHLSKEKLIEKAKELWQWMYQLHMEKFDEQEKLKKQKYDIHVLRNRVSDHQKVKNTKGSRGAKGKVGGQWK; translated from the coding sequence ATGTCTGACACAGAGGAGGTGATGGAAGAGTACGAAGAGCAAGAGGGGGAAGAGATTtgtgatgaagaggaggaggaggaattgCTGGCagtggagggagaggaggaagaggtagcagaggaggaggaagaggctGAGGAGGAAACTGAGGAAGAGGAGCATGTAAAAGTAGTTGAAGAGGGCTCAAAACCCAAACCAAAACTGATTCTGCCTAACCTTGCACCACCCAAGCTTCCTGATGGTGAAAAAGTGGACTTTGATGGCTTTCAGAGGAAGCGAATGGGGAAGGATCTGAATGAGCTGCAGTCATTGATCGAGCTTCACTTTGAAAGCCGCcagaaagaggaggaggaactgATAGCACTGAAAATGAGAATCGAGAACCGCCGATCAGACAGAGCTGAACAACATCGTATCCATACAGAGCGGGAAAAGGAACGCCAGGCAAGACTGATGGAGGAGAGAGtcaggaaggaggaggaggatgcCAGGAGGAAAGCCGAGGAAGATGCCAAGAAAAAGAAGGCTTTCTCCAACCTGTCCTTCGGGGGATACCTGCAAAAAGTGGAAAAGAGGACCGGAAAGAAACAAACTGAGagggaaaagaagaaaaagatcCTCAACGACCGACGCAAACCTCTCAATATCGACCATCTAAGCAAAGAAAAACTAATAGAGAAAGCTAAGGAGCTGTGGCAGTGGATGTACCAGCTGCATATGGAGAAGTTTGATGAACAAGAAAAGTTGAAGAAACAAAAATATGATATTCATGTTCTGAGAAATCGAGTCAGTGACCACCAGAAGGTAAAAAATACCAAAGGGTCCCGCGGGGCGAAAGGGAAAGTGGGCGGCCAGTGGAAGTAA